From a single Chlamydia muridarum str. Nigg genomic region:
- a CDS encoding peptidoglycan D,D-transpeptidase FtsI family protein: protein MNYRRQLTLIVVGVLSLYALLIVRYYKIQICDGERWAMEAANQHEFRVEDPFQRGTFFANTSLRKGEKEQFQPLAIDVTKFHLCLDAVVVPEEYRDEIAHMVVVMVGEGDYQSIRNEFDRKSRYRKLYVSLDSSIRDRILSWWKPFAIKHKIPTNALFFISDYQRSYPFGQLLGQVLHTLREVKDEKSGEAFPTGGLEAYFNHLLKGENGERKLLRSPLNRLDVDKVTKIPRDGSDVYLTIDANIQTIAEQEIAIGVLEAKARSGRVVVLNSHTGEILALAQYPFFNPVGYREFFNCEDRIEDTKVKAVSDVFEPGSIMKPLTIAIALLANEESQKRYGEVLFDPYAPIDVSRRLFPGRQKMPLRDIVNNRYLNMYMAIQKSSNVYMAQLADRIVQKLGADWYEQRLQDFGFGKKTGIELPAEAVGLVPSRKRFHRNGSPEWSLSTPYSLAMGYNLLATSMQMVQAYAVFGNGGFLVRPTLVKRVVSPSGEEIIFSEKPEKIRLLSETIVSDVVRAMRFTTCLGGTGFRAAPKGYSSAGKTGTTEKLVNGRYDKKRHIASFIGLAPITALSETAVPLVILVSIDDPAHGVREDGTKNYMGGRCAAPVFSRIASRILPYLGVPEDQQQNDWKEEITQLKILYNDWNGK from the coding sequence ATGAATTACCGTAGACAATTAACTCTAATCGTTGTTGGGGTTTTGTCTCTATACGCACTTTTAATAGTTCGTTATTACAAAATTCAAATTTGTGATGGAGAGCGTTGGGCTATGGAGGCGGCAAATCAACATGAATTTCGTGTTGAGGACCCTTTTCAAAGGGGAACTTTTTTTGCTAATACAAGTTTGCGTAAAGGCGAAAAAGAGCAGTTTCAACCGCTAGCCATTGATGTTACTAAGTTTCATTTGTGTTTGGATGCGGTTGTTGTCCCTGAAGAATACCGTGATGAGATCGCTCATATGGTTGTCGTCATGGTAGGAGAAGGAGATTATCAAAGTATCCGTAATGAGTTTGATAGGAAATCGCGTTACCGTAAGCTATATGTTTCTTTAGACTCTTCCATCAGAGATCGTATTTTATCTTGGTGGAAGCCATTCGCTATCAAGCATAAAATCCCTACTAACGCGCTATTTTTTATTAGTGACTACCAGCGTTCTTATCCTTTTGGACAGCTATTGGGACAAGTTTTACATACTCTCCGAGAAGTGAAAGATGAAAAATCAGGCGAAGCTTTCCCTACAGGAGGATTGGAAGCTTATTTTAATCATCTGTTGAAAGGAGAAAACGGTGAGCGTAAGCTATTGCGATCTCCTTTAAACCGTTTGGATGTCGATAAAGTAACAAAAATTCCTAGAGATGGGAGTGATGTTTATTTAACAATAGATGCCAACATTCAAACAATTGCAGAACAAGAAATAGCTATAGGAGTATTAGAGGCAAAGGCTCGCAGTGGGCGAGTTGTTGTGCTTAATTCACATACGGGAGAGATTCTTGCTTTAGCACAGTATCCTTTCTTTAATCCAGTAGGGTATCGAGAGTTTTTTAATTGTGAGGACCGGATAGAAGATACCAAGGTCAAAGCAGTTAGTGATGTTTTTGAGCCTGGGTCTATTATGAAGCCGCTGACTATCGCTATTGCCTTATTGGCAAATGAAGAGTCGCAAAAACGTTATGGAGAAGTTCTTTTTGATCCTTATGCGCCGATAGATGTTAGCCGACGTTTGTTTCCTGGGCGTCAAAAAATGCCTCTCCGAGACATTGTGAATAATCGATACTTAAATATGTACATGGCGATTCAAAAATCTTCCAATGTATATATGGCTCAACTTGCAGATCGTATTGTGCAAAAGTTGGGGGCAGATTGGTATGAGCAGCGTTTACAGGATTTTGGTTTTGGAAAGAAAACCGGGATAGAATTGCCTGCAGAGGCTGTAGGTTTGGTTCCTTCAAGAAAGCGTTTTCATAGAAATGGGTCCCCAGAGTGGTCTTTATCAACTCCGTATTCTTTAGCTATGGGCTATAATTTATTGGCTACAAGTATGCAAATGGTGCAAGCATATGCGGTTTTTGGTAATGGCGGGTTTTTAGTGCGTCCCACATTAGTAAAAAGAGTTGTTTCTCCTTCTGGAGAAGAAATAATCTTTTCCGAAAAGCCGGAAAAAATTCGTTTGCTTTCTGAAACAATTGTTTCAGATGTTGTGCGTGCCATGCGCTTTACAACTTGTTTAGGAGGGACAGGATTTCGTGCAGCTCCTAAAGGCTATTCTAGTGCTGGGAAAACAGGTACAACTGAAAAGCTTGTTAATGGGCGATATGATAAGAAACGGCATATCGCCTCATTCATCGGACTTGCGCCTATAACTGCTTTGTCGGAAACAGCTGTTCCTTTGGTGATTCTTGTTTCTATTGATGATCCTGCCCACGGGGTAAGAGAAGATGGTACTAAAAATTACATGGGCGGGCGATGTGCTGCCCCAGTTTTTTCTAGAATAGCGTCTCGAATATTGCCGTATCTAGGTGTGCCGGAAGATCAACAACAAAACGATTGGAAAGAAGAAATTACTCAGTTGAAAATTTTGTATAACGATTGGAATGGCAAATAG
- a CDS encoding UDP-N-acetylmuramoyl-L-alanyl-D-glutamate--2,6-diaminopimelate ligase produces MHLDQLLRDIPAKIYGKVESIPVRNLTRDSRCTGVGDIFIARQGQMCNGNDYSGQAVENGAIAILSSLYNPFLSVVQIVTEDLTALEACLAARFYNDPSKRLDVIGVTGTNGKTTVSALARELMEYKGRCTGLVGTIEHILGEHRIIDSFTTPDAILLQKYFAEMVKQNLSSAVVEVSSIGLALGRVRETEFLAGVLTNVSLDHLDFHGSFEEYVVAKKQLFVSLPEHGVAVVNSDCEYAQSFLEISPARGVSYAVHQEADYRAVNLKFSSLGSTFDILYQGNVFSCETSLVGEHNVYNVLAALSVVHQILGGDFAELVHYVRYLSAPKGRLEPVLSGPCPIYIDYAHTPDALDNVCKILSQLLPADGRLIIVFGCGGDRDHSKRPIMAKVAETYGFSVVTSDNPRTEDPDQIIADICSGFSTDRYVIESDRRLAIVKAISMALDKDIVLVAGKGHEVYQIFKHQTIVFDDREVVCEALASIY; encoded by the coding sequence ATGCATTTAGACCAGCTTCTTCGGGATATTCCGGCTAAAATCTATGGGAAAGTTGAGTCTATTCCTGTTAGAAATTTGACTCGAGACTCTCGTTGTACGGGGGTGGGAGATATTTTTATTGCTCGCCAAGGTCAAATGTGTAATGGAAACGACTATTCAGGCCAAGCTGTTGAGAATGGCGCAATTGCCATTCTTTCTTCTTTATATAATCCCTTTCTATCAGTTGTTCAGATTGTTACAGAAGATCTTACTGCTTTGGAGGCTTGTTTAGCAGCACGATTCTATAATGATCCTTCGAAACGCCTGGATGTTATAGGGGTTACAGGAACTAATGGGAAAACAACGGTTTCTGCTTTAGCTAGAGAGCTCATGGAGTATAAAGGGCGATGTACAGGGCTTGTTGGGACTATAGAGCATATTTTAGGAGAACACCGAATTATAGATAGTTTTACGACTCCAGATGCTATCTTATTGCAAAAGTACTTTGCTGAAATGGTTAAACAGAACTTATCATCAGCTGTTGTGGAAGTATCCTCGATAGGACTTGCTCTTGGTAGGGTTCGCGAAACGGAATTTTTAGCAGGGGTTCTGACTAATGTCTCGTTAGATCATTTAGATTTTCATGGTTCTTTTGAGGAGTATGTTGTTGCTAAAAAGCAGTTATTTGTTTCTCTCCCAGAGCATGGGGTTGCGGTTGTTAATTCGGATTGTGAGTATGCGCAAAGCTTTTTAGAAATTTCTCCTGCCAGAGGAGTTTCTTATGCCGTACATCAAGAGGCGGATTATCGCGCTGTAAATCTGAAATTTTCTTCTTTGGGGTCCACTTTCGATATCTTATATCAGGGAAATGTTTTCTCTTGTGAGACCTCTTTGGTAGGGGAACATAATGTGTACAATGTTTTAGCTGCTCTGTCAGTAGTCCATCAAATTCTGGGAGGAGATTTTGCAGAGCTAGTACATTATGTTCGTTATTTATCTGCTCCAAAAGGGCGTTTGGAGCCAGTTCTATCTGGTCCTTGTCCTATTTATATCGATTATGCACATACTCCAGATGCATTGGATAATGTATGTAAAATCTTATCGCAACTGCTTCCTGCAGATGGACGGTTAATTATTGTATTCGGATGTGGTGGGGATCGGGATCATAGCAAGAGGCCTATTATGGCAAAGGTTGCTGAGACTTATGGTTTTTCTGTTGTCACTTCAGATAATCCCAGAACTGAAGATCCAGATCAGATCATTGCTGATATATGTTCAGGATTTTCAACAGATCGCTATGTTATTGAAAGTGATAGAAGATTAGCCATCGTTAAAGCAATATCAATGGCTTTGGATAAGGATATTGTGTTAGTTGCAGGGAAGGGACATGAGGTATATCAGATCTTCAAACATCAGACGATTGTCTTTGATGATCGAGAGGTTGTGTGTGAAGCTTTGGCCTCGATTTATTAA